The genomic stretch atatagtttctttcgccagttcttctcaggtctgaggtattatattccgaaccggtggtagattttcgacaatcaataagaaagtgtaaatacttctattttgaataaaatttttgacTCTGACTTtgactattatatgtatagaatactTAATCATATATTGAggaatatacttaattttttaacgaGAAAATTTCAAGGACGATAAATAATGTTGAGATGAATAAAATCTGACCTAGGAATAGATATATCAAGTAATGTTGTCATATGAAGTATTTATATGGTATtgttctatattataaataaataaggtttatgtgtatatgtatgtgtgtatgtgtctaatttcatggaaattctgccacatgtgcattccaccaacccgcattggaagagcgtggtggaatatgttctgaaccttctccttaataggagagtaggccttaacccagtagtgggaaatttacgggctgttactttactttaaggtttatagttttatatataggAAGTAAACTGTAAATCTATGAGATTTAAAACCTTCAGAACAGACATAGACTTTATGTTATTCCTTTAACATGTAAGGGCCTTTTTGAATTGTCAAATATTGacaattatatgtaaagaaTTCGTATTGatgcatatatacataataagaaGTAATTAACGTTATAtggataattaatttaagatctTGAACATGaacgtggatggatatagagaaagtggacgaccaatgaaacgatggatggattgtgtgaaagatgatatggctggaaataatgttacttgtgtgaTGACGCTGTGCTCACCGCAAGTAAATTCGGATAAGGGCAGGAAgatgatgtatatataatatgttatttctaCTTATTGAGTTCACACACCTAAGTATCAGGTGATGAAAAAATAAGCATAAACTTTTCTATCACACTATATTACCAAGTCGtttcttacattttacaatgcttaaaacaaaaacaaacaaaaacgtCGGTTAATCGTGTTGTCCAACAAACTATCTATAGGGCAGTGTTCGTAATAAGGCGGTGGTCAGCTTAAACGGTCTTCTTGACGACGGGGACGACGGGGGCTGGGTGGTCAGCGATGTACTGGAGACTGCGGAGGATCAGCTCTGGGATTGGGGGTGGGACGGGGAGGTGGCTACCCTgtgaacaaacataaaaaatatattagaaatattcaaaatagttCATGTAATCACTACTATTAAAAAGTTAGTGAATTAGATAATCTATGCAAGGAGAATCTAAATATATGAACCATGGGAAATTTTCgaaaaattgttacaaaaattttatcagatttcaaatattatttaaaattggaatccAAACTCGAGTTTGTTACATCAGACGTTTGCGAGTATAACCTGCGGCTTAATGATATACTGTTATAACAATGATTTAAAGATCAAGGTTTGTTTTTTAATGCTAAACAGATGATttgttaacattaaaaattagttGTTTATAAATGTCTTAAGATCATTTCAAATAGTAAATTGAAACTATGTgcgtaaaaataaacaaacttgcACCATTAAAAGTACTTACAGTGGGTTGGAATCCGTTCTCGTTGGCGACGTACTCGTAGCTGATGGGGGTACCATCGGGGGCGGTGTACCTGACGGTACCCTTAACTTCGAGAGCGGCGTTttcctaaaacaaaataatattacaatgaattgcaaattatttgaaagaaataaaattcttgaaagaaaagtaaagttttatgatatgttttattaacaaatatttggCAAAGAATGGCGCTTACATTATTGTTTAATGATACACAATTTTCAACGATATATTTCTACTTCTTTTGTACTTACGGAGGCTGGGTTCTTCACAACACCTTCAGCTTGGGAGACGATGCCATTGCCGGTTTCGTATGCGTACTGGAAGTCGCCCTGGGGTTGGATTTCGTAGTCGGACCTCACGATGGGGGCCTGGGATTCGTCAGATTTGACGATGTGTGAGACGTCAGCGGCGGCACAGGCCACGGCGACGGCGAGGACAACTAGGAATTTCTGAAACCAGatcgataataaaaataattagtattgtaatACAAAATGGGAACTGTCCTTCTTGAAATGCTATAAAGCAAACTGCGTCGTTTCTAGTTGAAAGAggttcaataaaattatgatataattatcaaATGGTAAAGTAAAGAAGACCAGGAAATAGTagcaccattccacgcggtcatgaaaTATACAGCCATTttgaaatatgatttttatatactaattgATAATTGATAGTGGtggtatttgattatt from Vanessa cardui chromosome 12, ilVanCard2.1, whole genome shotgun sequence encodes the following:
- the LOC124534256 gene encoding larval cuticle protein LCP-17-like, translating into MKFLVVLAVAVACAAADVSHIVKSDESQAPIVRSDYEIQPQGDFQYAYETGNGIVSQAEGVVKNPASENAALEVKGTVRYTAPDGTPISYEYVANENGFQPTGSHLPVPPPIPELILRSLQYIADHPAPVVPVVKKTV